Proteins from a genomic interval of Nocardia sp. BMG51109:
- a CDS encoding nicotinamidase, giving the protein MTRALIVVDVQNDFCEGGSLAVSGGAAVADRISDYLGVSDYDAIVATRDHHIDPGAHFSEHPDYVGTWPPHCRVGTPGAEFHPNLNLAPIEEIFSKGEYTAAYSGFEGTATDGTPLADWLRANDIDTVDVCGLATDHCVRATALDARSAGFGTRVLLGLTAAVSLDTATEALRRMRDAGVELAGELES; this is encoded by the coding sequence ATGACCAGAGCACTCATCGTCGTCGACGTGCAGAACGATTTCTGCGAGGGCGGCTCCCTGGCCGTCTCCGGCGGTGCCGCGGTGGCCGATCGGATCAGCGACTATCTCGGCGTCTCGGATTACGACGCGATCGTGGCGACCCGCGACCATCACATCGATCCCGGAGCGCACTTCTCGGAGCACCCCGACTACGTGGGCACCTGGCCGCCGCACTGCCGGGTGGGCACACCCGGCGCGGAGTTCCACCCGAACCTGAACCTCGCACCGATCGAGGAGATCTTCTCGAAGGGTGAATACACCGCCGCCTACTCGGGCTTCGAGGGCACCGCCACCGACGGCACTCCCCTCGCGGACTGGCTGCGCGCCAACGACATCGACACCGTCGACGTCTGCGGCCTGGCCACCGACCATTGCGTCCGCGCCACCGCCCTGGACGCCCGCTCCGCCGGCTTCGGCACCCGGGTCCTCCTGGGCCTCACCGCCGCCGTGTCCCTCGACACCGCCACCGAGGCCCTCCGCCGGATGCGCGATGCCGGAGTAGAACTCGCCGGCGAACTGGAGAGCTGA
- a CDS encoding AMP-binding protein: MFPGVGACEQLDYDGRTLLLRMRLGGGDAEITAVDVSLTPTKAPEFLELQCPGQGCFAAVRLRGDDERTRVNVTYFAPMRVHPLLATLTNAAVADWTQSALRRLADLVNGSATSVVVNGEDSPMRLQTDVARQMVATGVVRSYRLDRGVKQFGRLAKWGFNLAGGYAAAAAYDPHRPAVIDDQGMHTFAEIHERTHALASGLADLDLRPGEAIGVLSRNHAEMVEIMVAAGKLGVEVVLLNTGLAAGPIAEIAERHELAAVFVDPELDEPAGLLPPDIPRYATFADPAQPGRATVDDLIAAARGSFVKPPRPGGLIVLTSGTTGTPKGARRPHPKGFATVAALLSRIPLQMNEIMLIPAPLFHTWGLAALQISTPLRASVVLSERFDAEDCLRLITEHRVTSLIVVPIMVNRILDLPDAVLARYDTSSLRVVASCGAPLPGATVLRFTERFGEVLYNVYGSTEVSWATIADPGDLRISPTTAGRPPLGTKVAVLGPDARPVPVGATGRIFVGNHMLFDGYTDAAPPAEADGMLDTGDVGYLDASGRLFVAGRDDEMIISGGENVFPRPVEEALSNLPQVSEVAVVGVPDREFGQRLAAFVVKREGSGLDPDMIRAYVRNRLGRFSVPRDVHFLDALPRNPTGKILKRTLIQAR; the protein is encoded by the coding sequence ATGTTCCCGGGCGTCGGCGCCTGCGAACAGCTCGACTACGACGGCCGCACGCTGCTGTTACGGATGCGGCTCGGTGGCGGCGATGCCGAGATCACGGCCGTCGACGTCAGCCTGACCCCGACCAAGGCCCCGGAGTTCCTCGAACTCCAGTGCCCCGGACAGGGCTGCTTCGCCGCGGTGCGACTACGCGGCGACGACGAGCGGACCCGGGTCAACGTCACCTATTTCGCCCCGATGCGGGTGCATCCGCTCCTGGCGACGCTGACGAACGCGGCGGTGGCCGACTGGACCCAGTCCGCGCTGCGGCGGCTGGCCGACCTGGTGAACGGCTCGGCCACATCGGTGGTGGTCAACGGCGAGGATTCGCCGATGCGGCTGCAGACCGACGTCGCCCGGCAGATGGTCGCGACGGGCGTCGTGCGCAGCTACCGTCTCGACCGCGGGGTGAAACAGTTCGGGCGCCTGGCGAAATGGGGTTTCAATCTGGCGGGTGGTTATGCGGCGGCGGCCGCCTACGACCCGCACCGCCCGGCCGTGATCGACGATCAGGGCATGCACACCTTCGCCGAAATCCACGAGCGCACACACGCTCTGGCGAGCGGACTGGCCGATCTCGACCTTCGCCCCGGCGAGGCGATCGGGGTGCTGTCGCGCAATCACGCCGAGATGGTCGAAATCATGGTCGCGGCAGGCAAACTCGGTGTCGAGGTGGTGCTGCTCAACACCGGGCTCGCGGCCGGGCCGATCGCGGAGATCGCCGAACGGCACGAGCTGGCCGCGGTATTCGTCGATCCGGAACTCGACGAGCCGGCCGGCCTGCTGCCACCGGACATCCCCCGCTACGCCACCTTCGCCGACCCGGCGCAGCCCGGCCGCGCCACCGTCGACGACCTGATCGCCGCGGCGCGTGGAAGTTTCGTCAAGCCCCCGCGGCCGGGCGGGCTGATCGTGCTGACCTCGGGCACCACCGGCACCCCGAAGGGCGCGCGCCGGCCGCACCCGAAGGGCTTCGCCACGGTGGCGGCGCTGCTGTCGCGAATCCCGTTGCAGATGAACGAGATCATGCTGATTCCGGCGCCGCTGTTCCACACCTGGGGTCTGGCGGCGCTGCAGATCAGCACCCCGCTCCGGGCATCGGTGGTGCTGTCGGAGCGGTTCGACGCCGAGGACTGCCTGCGGCTGATCACCGAGCACCGGGTCACCTCGCTGATCGTGGTGCCGATCATGGTGAATCGGATCCTGGACCTGCCCGATGCCGTGCTCGCCCGCTACGACACCTCGAGCCTCCGGGTGGTGGCCAGTTGCGGGGCGCCGTTGCCGGGGGCGACCGTGCTGCGGTTCACCGAACGGTTCGGCGAGGTCCTCTACAACGTCTACGGATCGACCGAGGTGTCGTGGGCGACCATCGCCGATCCGGGCGACCTGCGCATCTCCCCGACCACCGCCGGACGGCCACCACTCGGCACGAAGGTGGCCGTGCTGGGGCCCGATGCGCGGCCGGTGCCGGTCGGCGCGACGGGACGCATCTTCGTCGGCAACCACATGCTCTTCGACGGGTACACCGACGCGGCGCCGCCGGCCGAGGCCGACGGCATGCTCGACACCGGCGACGTCGGATATCTCGACGCCTCCGGGCGGCTGTTCGTCGCCGGCCGCGACGACGAGATGATCATCTCCGGCGGCGAGAACGTCTTCCCGCGCCCGGTCGAGGAGGCGCTGTCGAACCTGCCGCAGGTGAGCGAGGTGGCGGTGGTCGGCGTCCCGGACCGCGAATTCGGCCAGCGCCTGGCGGCTTTCGTCGTCAAGCGCGAGGGCTCCGGGCTGGATCCGGACATGATCCGGGCGTACGTCCGCAACCGCCTGGGCCGCTTCTCGGTGCCCCGTGACGTCCACTTCCTCGACGCCCTGCCCCGCAACCCCACCGGAAAGATCCTCAAGCGCACCCTGATTCAGGCGCGCTGA
- a CDS encoding DoxX family protein gives MTAPTTDSTALDRRPGGDVTGVDIGLLLFRLFFGGLLFAHGAQKLFGWFNGPGMDATNASFDQMGYNPGKFFGTLAGLSELVGGGLLFLGLLTPLAGAIVLGTMLNAINATWHSGLFGGMQGPGYEMALLFGVVGAAIAFTGPGRISLDAGRPWQRQGLVWGAAAVVLAVVAGVVTLILKWSL, from the coding sequence ATGACCGCCCCCACTACCGACTCCACCGCGCTCGATCGACGCCCCGGTGGCGACGTCACCGGGGTCGATATCGGCCTGCTGCTATTTCGCCTGTTCTTCGGCGGGCTGCTGTTCGCGCACGGCGCGCAGAAGCTGTTCGGCTGGTTCAACGGACCCGGCATGGACGCGACCAATGCCAGTTTCGACCAGATGGGCTACAACCCCGGCAAGTTCTTCGGCACCCTGGCCGGGCTGAGCGAACTCGTCGGTGGCGGACTGCTTTTCCTGGGCCTGCTCACACCACTGGCGGGGGCGATCGTGCTGGGCACCATGCTCAATGCGATCAACGCGACCTGGCACAGCGGCCTGTTCGGCGGTATGCAAGGGCCCGGTTACGAGATGGCGCTGCTGTTCGGCGTCGTCGGAGCGGCCATCGCCTTCACCGGACCGGGCCGGATCTCGCTCGACGCCGGTCGGCCGTGGCAGCGGCAGGGTCTCGTCTGGGGTGCGGCCGCGGTCGTTCTCGCGGTCGTCGCGGGCGTCGTCACCCTGATCCTCAAATGGTCACTGTGA
- a CDS encoding LLM class F420-dependent oxidoreductase, with protein sequence MRFAFKTSPQETTWGDMLAVWQAADDIEIYESGWTFDHFYPIFSDPTGPCMEGWTTLTALAQATERLRLGTMVTGVHYRHPAVLANMAATLDIISGGRLELGIGAGWNEEESGAYGIPLGSITERLDRFEEACQVLIGLLSRETTDFDGKFYQLTGARNEPKGPQRPHPPICIGGNGEKRTLRITARYAQHWNFVTGTVEEFARKRDVLAAHCADIGRDPKEITLSAQKRFDPQGGYGEVVDWAAALGAEGLELAIIYLPPPHDPAVLEPLAEAIRDSGLAS encoded by the coding sequence ATGCGATTCGCGTTCAAGACCTCGCCGCAGGAGACGACCTGGGGCGACATGCTGGCCGTCTGGCAGGCCGCCGATGACATCGAGATCTACGAGTCCGGGTGGACCTTCGATCACTTCTATCCGATCTTCTCCGACCCCACCGGGCCGTGCATGGAGGGCTGGACCACGCTGACCGCGCTCGCGCAGGCCACCGAGCGGCTGCGGCTCGGCACGATGGTGACCGGTGTGCACTACCGGCATCCCGCCGTGCTGGCCAATATGGCCGCCACCCTCGACATCATTTCCGGCGGCCGGCTCGAACTGGGCATCGGCGCGGGCTGGAACGAGGAGGAGTCCGGCGCCTACGGGATCCCGCTCGGCAGCATCACCGAACGCCTCGACAGGTTCGAGGAGGCCTGCCAGGTGCTCATCGGCCTGTTGAGCCGGGAGACAACGGATTTCGACGGCAAGTTCTATCAACTCACCGGCGCCCGCAACGAGCCCAAGGGTCCGCAGCGCCCGCACCCTCCGATCTGCATCGGCGGCAACGGCGAGAAGCGCACGCTGCGCATCACGGCTCGCTACGCCCAGCACTGGAACTTCGTCACCGGAACCGTCGAGGAGTTCGCCCGCAAGCGCGACGTGCTGGCCGCACACTGCGCCGATATCGGCCGCGATCCGAAGGAGATCACCCTGTCGGCCCAGAAGCGCTTCGACCCCCAGGGCGGTTACGGCGAAGTGGTCGACTGGGCGGCCGCACTGGGCGCCGAGGGCCTGGAACTCGCGATCATCTACCTGCCGCCCCCGCACGACCCGGCCGTGCTGGAGCCGTTGGCCGAGGCCATCCGGGACTCCGGACTCGCGTCCTGA
- a CDS encoding NCS2 family permease, producing MLFVDFFDASGTLIGIANQAGLLGPDGKLPRAAQALAADSVGTTAGAIIGTSTTTAYVESTAGVSAGGRTGVTAVATAVWFLIAMFFFPLFAVVAGAPAVTAPALVVVGVLMARALGEIEWNRLEYAIPAFITVTMMPLTYSIANGIALGLLFYPVVMTARGRVREVHWVMWVLMAVFLGYFFFLAE from the coding sequence ATGCTGTTCGTCGACTTCTTCGACGCCTCGGGCACGCTGATCGGGATCGCCAACCAGGCCGGCCTGCTCGGCCCGGACGGCAAGCTGCCGCGGGCGGCCCAGGCGCTGGCCGCGGATTCGGTGGGCACCACCGCCGGTGCCATCATCGGCACGTCCACCACCACCGCCTATGTCGAATCGACCGCCGGTGTCAGCGCGGGCGGGCGCACGGGCGTGACGGCCGTGGCCACCGCGGTGTGGTTCCTGATCGCGATGTTCTTCTTCCCGCTGTTCGCCGTCGTGGCCGGGGCGCCCGCCGTGACCGCGCCCGCGCTCGTCGTCGTCGGCGTGCTGATGGCCCGCGCCCTGGGTGAAATCGAGTGGAACAGACTGGAATACGCGATTCCGGCGTTCATCACCGTGACCATGATGCCGCTGACCTACTCGATCGCCAACGGCATCGCGCTGGGGCTGCTGTTCTACCCGGTGGTGATGACGGCCCGCGGGCGAGTTCGCGAGGTGCACTGGGTGATGTGGGTGCTGATGGCGGTGTTCCTCGGATATTTCTTCTTCTTGGCCGAATAG
- a CDS encoding ATP-dependent DNA helicase, protein MPELPPVPTLLATAVEALGGTPRKGQQTMAAAVAHSIDTKEHLAVQAGTGTGKSLAYLIPSLRHAVQSGRTVVVSTATIALQRQLVDRDLPRLADALEKPLGRHARFAILKGRNNYLCLNKINSVIPDEPADAELFDAFAISRLGREVQRLNEWASDTETGDRDELAPGVSDRAWRQVSVSARECLGKSRCPFGADCFAERARSESGQADVVVTNHALLAIDAISGIQVLPEHDVVVIDEAHELVDRVTGVATAELSTATISAAAKRCAKLVDEQETDRLEGAAESWHDLLEELPAGRWDTLPGGASSVLALIRDAAWNCRTALAPPGSSAPQGDPEAAAARNQAVAAVEEVHDSAVRALTTFDEPDPAARRDVIWLSADEVRGVARRSLHMAPLSVGGLLRSRLFGTATVLLTSATLQVGGSFDGLAVTWGLPPQSADRAEHGADTPERGPDPALANGAEAPSDSGAIRWNSLDVGSPFDHAKSGILYVAKHLPPPGRDGLSPAYLDEIERLIRAAGGRTLGLFSSMRAAKAATEALRGRLDTPVLCQGDDATGALVRRFDEDPETSLFGTLSLWQGVDVPGPSLSLVILDRIPFPRPDDPLLVARQRAVESRGGNGFMAIAANHAALLLAQGTGRLLRSTDDRGVVAILDSRLATARYGTYLRASLPPYWETSDPEVVTKALQRLTGTAPTPTSG, encoded by the coding sequence GTGCCCGAACTGCCGCCCGTCCCCACCCTGCTGGCGACCGCCGTCGAGGCGCTCGGCGGCACCCCGCGCAAGGGTCAGCAGACGATGGCGGCGGCGGTCGCACACTCCATCGACACGAAGGAGCACCTGGCGGTGCAGGCCGGCACCGGCACCGGCAAGTCGCTGGCCTATCTGATACCGAGCCTGCGGCACGCGGTGCAGTCCGGTCGCACGGTGGTGGTGTCGACGGCGACCATCGCGCTGCAGCGGCAGCTGGTCGATCGCGATCTGCCCCGCCTGGCCGACGCGCTGGAGAAGCCGCTCGGGCGGCACGCCCGCTTCGCGATCCTCAAGGGCCGCAACAACTATCTGTGCCTGAACAAGATCAACAGCGTGATCCCCGACGAGCCCGCCGACGCCGAACTGTTCGACGCGTTCGCCATCTCCCGGCTCGGCCGCGAGGTGCAGCGGCTCAACGAATGGGCCTCCGACACCGAGACCGGCGACCGCGACGAGCTGGCCCCCGGCGTCAGCGACCGGGCGTGGCGGCAGGTCAGCGTCTCCGCCCGGGAATGCCTGGGCAAGTCGCGCTGCCCGTTCGGCGCCGACTGCTTCGCCGAGCGGGCCCGCAGCGAATCCGGCCAGGCCGACGTGGTGGTCACCAACCACGCCCTGCTGGCCATCGACGCCATCAGCGGCATCCAGGTGCTGCCCGAGCACGACGTGGTCGTCATCGACGAGGCGCACGAGCTGGTGGACCGGGTCACCGGCGTGGCCACCGCGGAACTGTCCACCGCCACGATCTCGGCCGCGGCCAAGCGCTGCGCCAAGCTCGTCGACGAGCAGGAGACCGACCGGCTCGAGGGCGCCGCCGAGTCCTGGCACGATCTGCTCGAGGAGCTACCGGCGGGCCGCTGGGACACGCTGCCCGGCGGCGCGTCCTCGGTCCTGGCGCTGATCCGCGACGCGGCGTGGAATTGCCGCACCGCACTGGCGCCGCCGGGTTCGAGTGCGCCGCAGGGCGATCCGGAGGCGGCCGCGGCACGCAACCAGGCGGTCGCCGCGGTCGAGGAGGTGCACGATTCGGCGGTCCGCGCGCTCACGACGTTCGACGAGCCCGATCCGGCGGCCCGGCGGGATGTGATCTGGCTGTCCGCCGACGAGGTGCGCGGCGTCGCCCGCCGCTCGCTGCACATGGCCCCGCTGTCGGTGGGCGGATTGCTGCGCAGCCGATTGTTCGGCACCGCGACGGTGCTGCTCACCTCGGCCACGTTGCAGGTCGGCGGCTCGTTCGACGGGCTGGCCGTCACCTGGGGCCTCCCGCCGCAGTCGGCCGACCGGGCGGAGCACGGCGCCGACACCCCCGAGCGCGGCCCCGACCCGGCGCTGGCCAACGGCGCCGAGGCGCCCTCGGATTCCGGTGCGATCCGGTGGAACTCGCTGGATGTCGGCTCCCCGTTCGACCACGCCAAGTCCGGAATCCTGTATGTCGCCAAGCATCTCCCGCCGCCCGGCCGCGACGGCCTGTCGCCGGCGTACCTGGACGAGATCGAACGGCTGATCCGCGCGGCGGGCGGCCGCACCCTCGGCCTGTTCTCCTCGATGCGCGCGGCCAAGGCCGCCACCGAGGCGCTCCGCGGCCGGCTCGACACACCGGTGCTGTGCCAGGGCGACGACGCCACCGGCGCGCTGGTCCGCCGCTTCGACGAGGACCCGGAGACGTCGCTGTTCGGCACGCTGTCGCTGTGGCAGGGCGTCGACGTGCCGGGCCCGTCGCTGAGCCTGGTGATTCTGGACCGCATCCCGTTTCCCCGGCCGGACGATCCGCTGCTGGTCGCGCGCCAGCGGGCGGTGGAATCGCGGGGCGGCAACGGATTCATGGCGATCGCGGCCAACCATGCGGCGCTGCTCCTCGCCCAGGGCACCGGGCGCCTGCTGCGCAGCACCGACGACCGCGGCGTCGTGGCGATCCTGGATTCCCGCCTGGCGACCGCGCGCTACGGCACCTACCTGCGCGCGTCGTTGCCGCCGTACTGGGAGACCTCCGATCCGGAGGTGGTGACCAAGGCGCTCCAGCGCCTCACCGGGACGGCGCCGACACCGACCAGCGGCTAA